In a genomic window of Streptomyces sp. NBC_01231:
- a CDS encoding sarcosine oxidase subunit delta, whose protein sequence is MLLISCPWCGPHNETEYHYGGQAHVPYPENPADLTDEQWAEYVFYRDNSKGPFAERWSHSTGCRRWFNVVRDTVTNEVLAVYRLDEPRPQLPQAGGTR, encoded by the coding sequence GTGCTGCTGATCAGCTGCCCCTGGTGCGGTCCCCACAACGAGACCGAATACCACTACGGGGGACAGGCCCACGTCCCCTACCCCGAGAACCCGGCCGACCTCACCGACGAACAGTGGGCCGAGTACGTCTTCTACCGCGACAACTCCAAGGGCCCCTTCGCCGAGCGCTGGTCGCACAGCACCGGCTGCCGCCGCTGGTTCAACGTCGTGCGCGACACCGTCACCAACGAGGTGCTCGCCGTCTACCGGCTCGACGAGCCCCGCCCACAACTGCCCCAGGCCGGAGGGACCCGATGA
- a CDS encoding sarcosine oxidase subunit alpha family protein has protein sequence MTDQDFRLARGGRVDRGTVLRFTVDGRELTGHPGDTVASVMLANGLVEVAPSLYRSRPRGIVAAGVEEPNGLLQIGGSCSEGMLPATAVELYDGLSATTLSGMGRLDPTPDPAVYDKKHVHTDVLVVGAGPAGLAAAAAAAGSGARVILVDDQPEPGGSLLCGTGTDLTWVAEVRAALDAAPEVVVLQRTTAFGSYDDNYVLALQRRTDHLGADAPEGVSRQRLWHIRARQVVLATGAHERPLVFAGNDRPGVMLAGAVRAYLNRYAVAPGSRAVVSTTNDSAYDTVADLHAAGIDIAAVVDARPELSARAVEIAAATGVRVLTGSAVVDTVGENRLTGVTVHGLDDEGQLTGAAESFDCDLLAVSGGWSPVVHLHSQRQGKLRWDEDLVAFVPDGTVRDQRVVGAARGTYDLVGCLSEGARAGALAATDAGFPVPVPPAGETQDPGPVRALWLVPALDGEPGTWDTHFVDLQRDVTVADVWRSTGAGMRGVEHVKRYTSLGTANDQGKTSGVNAIGVIAEALGGSLGEIGTTAYRAPYTPVAFAALAGRERGDLFDPERTTAIHSWHVAHGAEFEDVGQWKRPWYYPRPGEDMDTAVIRECRAAREGVAFMDASTLGKIEIRGADAGEFLNRIYTNAFKKLKPGMARYGVMCKPDGMIFDDGVTLRLDDRYFLTTTTGGAAGVLDWLEEWLQTEWPELDVHCTSVTEQWSTIAVVGPKSRQVVAQLAPDIDLSAEAFPFMAFRETTLASGIPARICRISFSGELAYEINVSGWYGLAVWEQVYAAGQPYGITPYGTETMHVLRAEKGYIIVGQDTDGTATPQDAGMSWVVSKQKDFVGKRSYARADTLRTDRKQLVGLLPSDRTTRLPEGTQLVAPDVDLETVPVPMLGHVTSSYHSPALGRPFALALVAGGQARKGQTLLAPVGEELVPVEVTDFVLYDPEGTRRDG, from the coding sequence ATGACCGACCAGGACTTCCGGCTCGCGCGAGGGGGCCGCGTCGACCGCGGCACCGTGTTGCGATTCACCGTCGACGGGCGGGAGTTGACCGGGCACCCGGGTGACACCGTGGCCTCCGTGATGCTGGCGAACGGGCTGGTCGAGGTCGCCCCCTCGCTCTATCGCAGCCGCCCGCGCGGGATCGTCGCCGCGGGGGTCGAGGAGCCCAACGGCCTGCTCCAGATCGGCGGTTCGTGCTCGGAGGGCATGCTCCCGGCCACGGCCGTGGAGCTGTACGACGGCCTGTCCGCCACCACGCTGTCCGGGATGGGCCGGCTCGACCCGACCCCCGACCCCGCCGTCTACGACAAGAAGCACGTCCACACCGACGTCCTGGTCGTCGGCGCCGGACCCGCAGGACTCGCGGCCGCAGCGGCCGCCGCCGGCTCCGGCGCCCGCGTGATCCTCGTCGACGACCAGCCCGAGCCCGGCGGTTCGCTGCTCTGCGGCACGGGGACCGACCTCACGTGGGTCGCCGAGGTCCGCGCGGCGCTCGACGCGGCTCCCGAGGTCGTCGTACTGCAACGGACCACCGCCTTCGGGTCGTACGACGACAACTACGTGCTGGCCCTCCAGCGGCGCACCGACCACCTCGGAGCCGACGCTCCCGAAGGTGTCTCGCGTCAGCGGCTGTGGCACATACGGGCCCGCCAAGTGGTCCTCGCGACCGGCGCGCACGAGCGCCCGCTGGTCTTCGCCGGCAACGACCGCCCTGGCGTGATGCTCGCCGGGGCCGTGCGCGCGTACCTCAACCGGTATGCCGTGGCCCCGGGTTCGCGGGCCGTGGTGAGCACGACCAACGACAGCGCCTACGACACGGTCGCCGATCTCCACGCCGCCGGGATCGACATCGCCGCCGTCGTGGACGCACGCCCCGAACTGTCCGCGCGCGCCGTCGAGATCGCCGCGGCGACCGGGGTGCGGGTCCTGACGGGCAGCGCGGTGGTCGACACCGTGGGCGAAAACCGGCTCACCGGCGTCACCGTCCATGGCCTCGACGACGAGGGTCAACTCACCGGCGCCGCCGAGTCGTTCGACTGCGATCTGCTCGCCGTCTCGGGCGGCTGGAGCCCGGTGGTGCATCTGCACAGCCAGCGTCAGGGCAAGTTGCGCTGGGACGAGGACCTGGTCGCGTTCGTGCCCGACGGGACCGTACGGGACCAGCGGGTCGTCGGTGCGGCACGGGGGACGTACGACCTCGTCGGCTGTCTGTCCGAAGGGGCGCGGGCCGGTGCGCTGGCCGCGACGGACGCCGGATTCCCGGTTCCCGTGCCGCCTGCTGGCGAGACCCAAGACCCGGGCCCGGTACGCGCGTTGTGGCTGGTGCCCGCCCTCGACGGCGAACCCGGCACCTGGGACACCCACTTCGTCGATCTCCAGCGCGATGTCACCGTCGCCGACGTCTGGCGGTCCACCGGCGCCGGCATGCGCGGTGTGGAGCACGTCAAGCGCTACACCTCGCTCGGCACGGCGAACGACCAGGGCAAGACCTCCGGTGTCAACGCGATCGGGGTGATCGCCGAGGCGCTCGGCGGTTCGCTGGGGGAGATCGGCACCACGGCCTACCGGGCGCCGTACACGCCGGTGGCGTTCGCCGCCCTGGCCGGGCGGGAGCGCGGCGACCTGTTCGATCCGGAGCGCACGACCGCCATCCACAGCTGGCATGTCGCGCACGGCGCGGAGTTCGAGGACGTCGGGCAGTGGAAGCGACCCTGGTACTACCCCCGGCCGGGGGAGGACATGGACACGGCGGTGATCCGCGAGTGCCGCGCGGCCCGTGAGGGCGTGGCGTTCATGGACGCGAGCACCCTCGGCAAGATCGAGATCCGGGGCGCGGACGCGGGGGAGTTCCTCAACCGCATCTACACCAACGCCTTCAAGAAGCTGAAGCCCGGCATGGCCCGCTACGGCGTCATGTGCAAGCCGGACGGCATGATCTTCGACGACGGTGTGACCCTGCGCCTCGACGACCGCTACTTTCTGACCACCACGACCGGCGGCGCCGCCGGGGTCCTGGACTGGCTGGAGGAGTGGCTGCAGACCGAGTGGCCCGAACTGGACGTCCACTGCACCTCGGTGACCGAACAGTGGTCGACGATCGCCGTCGTGGGACCGAAGTCGCGCCAGGTCGTCGCCCAACTCGCCCCGGACATCGACCTGTCCGCCGAGGCGTTCCCCTTCATGGCCTTCCGCGAGACCACCCTGGCGTCCGGGATCCCGGCCCGTATCTGCCGGATCTCCTTCTCCGGCGAACTCGCCTACGAGATCAACGTCTCCGGCTGGTACGGCCTCGCCGTCTGGGAGCAGGTGTACGCGGCCGGACAGCCGTACGGCATCACCCCGTACGGCACCGAGACCATGCACGTCCTGCGGGCCGAGAAGGGCTACATCATCGTCGGCCAGGACACCGACGGGACCGCCACCCCGCAGGACGCGGGCATGTCCTGGGTGGTCTCCAAGCAGAAGGACTTCGTCGGAAAGCGGTCCTACGCGCGCGCCGACACGCTCCGCACCGACCGCAAGCAACTGGTCGGCCTGCTCCCCAGCGACCGCACGACCCGGCTGCCCGAGGGCACCCAACTCGTCGCGCCGGACGTCGACTTGGAGACAGTGCCCGTGCCGATGCTCGGGCACGTCACCTCCAGCTACCACAGCCCGGCCCTCGGCCGCCCCTTCGCCCTCGCCCTCGTCGCCGGCGGCCAGGCAAGGAAGGGCCAGACCCTGCTCGCCCCGGTGGGCGAGGAGCTGGTGCCCGTCGAGGTGACCGACTTCGTCCTCTACGACCCCGAAGGGACCCGGCGAGATGGCTGA
- a CDS encoding sarcosine oxidase subunit gamma has protein sequence MAEPTIDARVSPLAHLHERMRAAAVTGARGVALTEWPFVTMVNLRVDPDAEAADRIGKTLGAPLPRECGRTTASGPHTIVWLGPDEWLVLSQAESGLVTAELEGALGSAPGSVVDVSANRTTLELSGPAARQVLEKGCPLDLHPRVFGPGRAVSTTVGPIAVVLWKVDEAPTYRLLPRSSFADYLARWLLDAMSEYRGPEVP, from the coding sequence ATGGCTGAGCCGACGATCGACGCACGGGTGAGCCCGTTGGCGCATCTGCACGAGCGCATGCGTGCGGCCGCGGTCACCGGTGCCCGTGGCGTCGCGCTGACCGAGTGGCCGTTCGTCACCATGGTGAACCTGCGCGTCGACCCCGACGCCGAAGCGGCCGACCGTATCGGCAAGACCCTGGGCGCGCCGCTGCCGCGCGAGTGCGGCCGCACCACCGCGTCCGGACCCCACACGATCGTCTGGCTCGGCCCCGACGAGTGGCTCGTGCTGTCCCAGGCCGAAAGTGGCCTGGTGACCGCTGAGTTGGAGGGGGCACTCGGATCGGCCCCGGGCTCGGTCGTGGACGTCTCGGCGAACCGCACCACGCTGGAGCTGAGCGGCCCGGCCGCCCGGCAGGTGCTGGAGAAGGGCTGCCCGCTGGACCTGCACCCCCGGGTCTTCGGTCCGGGGCGGGCGGTGTCGACGACGGTGGGCCCCATCGCCGTAGTCCTCTGGAAGGTCGACGAGGCGCCGACGTACCGGCTGTTGCCGCGGTCCTCGTTCGCCGACTACCTGGCGCGCTGGCTCCTCGACGCGATGAGCGAGTACCGCGGACCGGAGGTGCCCTGA
- the purU gene encoding formyltetrahydrofolate deformylase, with protein sequence MGAPVEHVLTLDCPEAPGIVLAVSRFLVEQGSDIIDNQQFGDRRDGHFFMRVHFATPDGDTGALRRNFAAVAAPLAMRWHLEPVTNRPRVLIMVSRYGHCLNDLLFRARSGDLPIDVVGVVSNHRDHETLVAWHDIPFFHVPVSAGTKTEAEARLLEVIGSLDVDLVVLARYMQVLSDNLCTRLAGRMINIHHSFLPSFKGAKPYHQAHDRGVKLVGATAHYVTDDLDEGPIIAQEVIDVDHSHTSDDLAAIGRDAESAALARAVRWHCEGRVFVQGRRTVVLR encoded by the coding sequence ATGGGGGCGCCGGTCGAGCACGTCCTCACCCTCGACTGCCCCGAGGCGCCCGGCATCGTCCTGGCCGTCTCGCGGTTCCTGGTCGAGCAGGGCAGCGACATCATCGACAACCAGCAGTTCGGCGATCGCCGTGATGGCCATTTCTTCATGCGGGTGCACTTCGCGACCCCCGACGGCGACACCGGGGCCCTGCGCCGGAACTTCGCCGCCGTGGCCGCCCCGCTCGCCATGCGGTGGCACCTCGAACCGGTCACCAACCGGCCCCGCGTGCTGATCATGGTGTCCCGCTACGGCCACTGCCTCAACGACCTGCTCTTCCGGGCCCGCAGCGGCGACCTGCCCATCGACGTGGTCGGGGTCGTCTCCAACCACCGCGACCACGAGACGCTCGTCGCCTGGCACGACATCCCGTTCTTCCACGTCCCGGTCAGCGCGGGCACGAAGACCGAGGCCGAGGCCCGACTCCTCGAAGTCATCGGCTCGTTGGACGTCGACCTGGTCGTCCTGGCGCGCTACATGCAGGTCCTCTCCGACAACCTGTGCACCCGACTCGCCGGCCGGATGATCAACATCCACCACTCGTTCCTGCCGAGCTTCAAGGGCGCCAAGCCCTACCACCAGGCCCACGACCGCGGCGTCAAACTCGTCGGCGCCACGGCCCACTACGTCACCGACGACCTCGATGAAGGCCCGATCATCGCCCAGGAGGTCATCGACGTCGACCACAGCCACACCTCCGACGACCTCGCCGCCATCGGCCGCGACGCGGAGTCGGCGGCCCTAGCCCGAGCGGTCCGCTGGCACTGCGAGGGCCGGGTGTTCGTCCAGGGCAGGCGCACGGTGGTCCTGCGCTGA